A genomic region of Cydia splendana chromosome 17, ilCydSple1.2, whole genome shotgun sequence contains the following coding sequences:
- the LOC134798616 gene encoding uncharacterized protein LOC134798616 — MSKNNGQNASTKSNTKCDKKIKTEKKLDSITSEGSNLDSEDQEVEKFNSGKRKHEILPLLVSNFPENYGLVKMTDFLVKKCGPCEVSLSENGDKKVVEAIFGSVALREKAKKILGSQSIDKLKIRVESPVVQVYDSDLEENDEPQAKRKKEADEKPWGLDMDVWRPDPKGYYGVRPQYLSSLGIEGSLQNWVLVKNFRCSKEDLKEVLTLAGEVVVCVVTFANPNSYARVMYRHPLEALQAVSMLNNQKLHGVPLIVRVIKTSCTGILPKGLNSIGPGLAKNGTPLRDIVRHYERFVKGQDTELNSSLFRTPKEQCLHDEGTYSKIEDDKRKAKEALETLVSLVTQGMKVDDLMTVLKSIKGNQNVSSILESLKEIDTTPSTPDSQTSKKDDKPNSSLEKKRNARPSPVSSSESGSRSPSPDAKTTKKPTENAKNSQQISTITNRSTNAVRPPAPKPPAPKPTPVKPWSKPAQPPAPGTTSFKGVQNKPGPRGPMSGPVRPQGPMFNARMPGPVGPMSGPMSGPMPGPMGPMMGPMSAPMAGPMSGPMPGPMSGPMSGPMSGPMSGPMSGPMSGPMSGPMSGPMIGPNFSMPGPTQNSFGPNGPMGSNGPSTGSEAKLQFSNLPPSTTFALLSEKLSQVGQLLSIQFTTPGCVVAMFAHREHAERCRQQFDQSRLEGNLIDVRFI; from the exons ATGAGTAAAAACAATGGTCAAAATGCAAGTACAAAATCGAATACGAAATGTGACAAAAAGATTAAAACCGAGAAAAAACTGGATAGTATCACTTCAGAGGGATCCAATTTAGATTCAGAAGATCAAGAGGTGGAAAAATTTAATTCGGGAAAGAGAAAGCACGAGATTCTTCCTCTGTTAGTATCAAATTTCCCAGAAAATTATGGTTTGGTAAAGATGACTGATTTCTTGGTGAAAAAG TGCGGACCATGTGAAGTCAGCTTATCGGAGAATGGTGACAAGAAGGTAGTCGAGGCAATTTTTGGAAGTGTAGCACTAAGAGAGAAAGCTAAGAAGATCCTGGGTTCGCAGTCTATTGATAAACTCAAAATAAGGGTGGAATCACCAGTAGTACAAG TTTATGACTCAGACCTGGAAGAAAATGATGAACCACAAGCAAAAag GAAAAAAGAAGCAGATGAAAAACCATGGGGTCTTGATATGGATGTGTGGAGGCCGGACCCTAAAGGCTATTACGGGGTCAGACCCCAGTACTTATCTTCTTTAGGTATTGAAGGCTCACTTCAAAACTGGGTTTTGGTGAAAAAT TTCCGGTGCTCCAAAGAAGACCTAAAGGAGGTCTTGACCCTGGCCGGCGAAGTAGTAGTGTGCGTGGTTACCTTTGCTAACCCCAACTCGTACGCTCGAGTCATGTACCGGCACCCGCTTGAAGCCTTAcag GCTGTTTCCATGTTAAATAATCAAAAGCTCCATGGAGTCCCTCTAATAGTCCGAGTAATAAAAACTAGTTGCACCGGCATCTTACCAAAAGGCCTCAACAGCATCGGCCCAGGCTTGGCTAAAAACGGAACACCGTTAAGAGACATTGTCAGACATTACGAAAGATTTGTCAAAGGCCAAGACACTGAATTAAATAGCAGCTTATTTAGAACCCCAAAAGAACAATGCCTTCACGATGAAGGCACTTATTCAAAGATTGAAGATGATAAGAGAAAAGCGAAAGAAGCTTTAGAAACACTTGTCTCTTTGGTCACTCAAGGAATGAAAGTAGACGATTTAATGACGGTACTGAAATCAATTAAAGGCAACCAAAACGTTAGTTCTATACTTGAGAGTCTGAAAGAAATTGACACGACACCGTCCACACCTGATTCTCAAACTAGTAAAAAGGATGATAAACCAAATTCGTCTTTAGAAAAGAAAAGGAATGCCCGGCCCAGTCCTGTGAGCTCCAGTGAAAGCGGTTCAAGGTCGCCAAGTCCAGACGCTAAAACTACTAAAAAACCGACAGAAAACGCTAAAAACTCCCAGCAAATTTCTACGATCACGAATCGATCTACAAATGCTGTTCGACCACCTGCTCCTAAACCACCTGCTCCTAAACCCACGCCTGTTAAACCTTGGTCGAAACCTGCACAGCCTCCTGCCCCAGGAACAACTTCTTTTAAAGGGGTACAGAATAAGCCGGGGCCTCGGGGTCCTATGTCGGGGCCGGTGCGTCCACAGGGTCCGATGTTTAATGCGAGAATGCCGGGCCCGGTAGGCCCAATGTCCGGCCCCATGTCTGGTCCGATGCCTGGTCCAATGGGTCCAATGATGGGGCCAATGTCTGCCCCGATGGCCGGTCCCATGTCTGGCCCAATGCCAGGGCCTATGTCTGGGCCCATGTCTGGGCCAATGTCTGGGCCCATGTCTGGGCCAATGTCTGGGCCAATGTCTGGTCCAATGTCCGGTCCAATGTCTGGTCCCATGATTGGCCCTAATTTCTCCATGCCCGGACCCACCCAGAATTCATTTGGACCGAATGGACCGATGGGTTCTAATGGACCATCAACGGGATCAGAAGCGAAATTACAGTTTAGTAAC TTGCCCCCGTCGACCACGTTCGCGCTGCTAAGTGAGAAGCTGTCTCAAGTGGGTCAGCTGTTGTCCATACAGTTCACGACGCCCGGCTGCGTGGTCGCCATGTTCGCTCACAGGGAGCACGCGGAGAGATGTCGAC AGCAATTCGACCAATCGCGATTGGAAGGAAACCTGATCGACGTCAGATTCATCtaa